In a single window of the Anaerotruncus rubiinfantis genome:
- the folD gene encoding bifunctional methylenetetrahydrofolate dehydrogenase/methenyltetrahydrofolate cyclohydrolase FolD: MKAKLIDGKAVSAALRENLKAEVAALAEDGITPGLAVVIVGEDPASKVYVRNKKKACEELGMYSEEYALQEETTQEELLALVDKLNKKPDIDGILVQLPLPKHLDEKQVIAAISPDKDVDAFHAANVGKIMIGDYKFLPCTPAGVMELIHSAGIVVEGKECVVIGRSNIVGKPMAMLLMHENGTVTICHSRTKNLAEVCRRADILVAAIGKAKFVTADMVKEGATVIDVGMNRDENGKLCGDVDFDSVCEVAGAITPVPGGVGPMTITMLMKNTINAAKR, encoded by the coding sequence ATGAAAGCAAAACTGATTGACGGCAAGGCGGTGAGCGCCGCGCTGCGTGAGAATTTGAAGGCAGAAGTGGCAGCTCTTGCGGAGGACGGGATCACGCCGGGACTTGCGGTGGTGATCGTGGGAGAGGATCCCGCGTCAAAGGTCTATGTCCGAAACAAAAAGAAGGCCTGCGAGGAACTTGGGATGTATTCGGAGGAATACGCGCTGCAGGAGGAGACAACCCAGGAGGAGCTGCTCGCATTGGTGGACAAGCTCAATAAAAAACCGGATATCGACGGTATTCTGGTGCAGCTCCCGCTGCCGAAGCATTTGGACGAAAAGCAGGTGATTGCGGCGATTTCGCCGGACAAGGATGTGGACGCGTTCCACGCGGCGAACGTCGGCAAAATCATGATCGGGGACTACAAGTTCCTGCCCTGCACACCGGCGGGCGTGATGGAGCTCATTCATTCCGCGGGTATCGTGGTGGAAGGCAAGGAGTGTGTTGTGATCGGGCGCAGCAACATCGTGGGCAAACCGATGGCAATGCTGCTGATGCACGAAAACGGCACCGTGACCATCTGTCACAGCCGTACAAAGAATCTCGCGGAAGTCTGCCGCCGTGCGGATATTCTGGTCGCGGCGATCGGCAAGGCGAAATTTGTCACAGCCGACATGGTGAAGGAAGGCGCGACGGTGATCGACGTGGGCATGAACCGTGACGAGAACGGCAAGCTCTGCGGCGACGTGGACTTCGATTCGGTCTGTGAGGTCGCCGGCGCGATTACGCCGGTGCCGGGCGGCGTCGGCCCGATGACCATCACCATGCTGATGAAAAACACCATCAATGCCGCGAAGCGGTAA
- the lgt gene encoding prolipoprotein diacylglyceryl transferase, with the protein MEQVVSFPGLGIGEITLNRVAFTIGGMNIYWYGIIFAAAFLAAICYILWRVRDFGLDSDRALDVIIGAVIGGIIGARLYYVIFSWEMYADNWLKIFDIREGGIAIYGGVIGGFLVGILMCRWRRVKLLPMADVAMTGLILAQAIGRWGNFINVEAFGSNTAMPWGMASPSITAYLTNHQAALAAVGVTVDPSMPVHPTFFYESVWCLIGFLILALYTKHRRFDGELVLIYGAWYGLGRAFIEGLRTDSLMLGNVRVSQALAAVLTLASLLVLLYVRNKIKTVNDPEYLKLYVHTEEGQAVLSGQFYRKRHPDEDGPKESTIFEGETVSEAEKAQSPENEIAEGTDTADEEEPKDESKTD; encoded by the coding sequence ATGGAACAGGTCGTTTCTTTTCCCGGCCTTGGCATCGGGGAGATCACCCTCAACCGGGTGGCTTTTACGATCGGCGGCATGAACATTTACTGGTACGGCATCATCTTTGCGGCGGCTTTCCTGGCCGCGATCTGCTATATCCTTTGGCGGGTGCGCGATTTTGGGCTTGACTCGGACCGGGCGCTCGATGTGATTATCGGCGCGGTGATCGGCGGCATCATCGGCGCGCGGCTCTACTATGTAATCTTTTCCTGGGAGATGTACGCCGACAACTGGCTCAAAATCTTTGACATCCGCGAAGGCGGCATCGCCATCTACGGCGGCGTGATCGGCGGATTCCTTGTGGGAATCCTGATGTGCCGCTGGCGGCGGGTAAAGCTTCTGCCAATGGCTGACGTTGCGATGACCGGCCTCATCCTTGCACAGGCGATCGGGCGCTGGGGCAACTTTATCAATGTGGAAGCGTTCGGTTCGAATACAGCGATGCCATGGGGCATGGCGAGTCCGTCGATCACCGCTTACCTCACCAACCATCAGGCGGCTCTTGCCGCCGTCGGCGTGACGGTCGATCCGTCGATGCCGGTGCATCCCACCTTTTTCTATGAGTCGGTCTGGTGCCTGATCGGGTTTCTCATCCTCGCGCTCTATACCAAGCACCGCCGCTTCGACGGCGAGCTGGTGCTCATCTATGGCGCGTGGTACGGCCTTGGGCGCGCATTTATTGAGGGGCTGCGCACCGACAGCCTGATGCTTGGGAATGTGCGCGTCTCTCAGGCGCTGGCCGCTGTCCTTACGCTGGCGTCACTGCTCGTGCTGCTATACGTTCGCAATAAGATTAAAACTGTGAACGATCCGGAATATCTGAAACTTTATGTCCACACCGAAGAAGGACAAGCTGTTCTGAGCGGGCAGTTTTACCGCAAACGTCATCCGGATGAGGACGGCCCGAAGGAGAGCACCATCTTTGAAGGAGAGACGGTCTCTGAGGCGGAGAAAGCACAGAGCCCGGAAAACGAAATAGCGGAAGGCACCGATACGGCCGATGAGGAGGAACCAAAGGATGAAAGCAAAACTGATTGA
- the yfmH gene encoding EF-P 5-aminopentanol modification-associated protein YfmH codes for MERETIHSERLGEQMIRLRHRSGLTMLLCPMKGYSTAYATFTANVGSVDTGFKTQDDADFVDVPEGIAHFLEHKMFENEDGDAFLKYAKTGASANAYTSFDRTAYLFSCTDNFAESLEILLDFVRRPYFTKESVQKEQGIIGQEIRMYDDDPDWRVMFNLLGALYQNHPVRIDIAGTVGSIAKIDHELLYRCYRTFYNLNNMVLSIAGNFDVDTVLEVADRVLKPDEKPIEITRRTFAEPEGVYKPRVEQKLAVAIPLFQLGFKGKNYGMPGNLQNQVLDEILIDVIAGEASPLYRRLYDAGLINATFATEATTGRDYMYTIFAGESHDPDKVAEEIKAEIRRMRKDGVDERLFELTRRATYGRYLGMYSRTESVAGLMTTSYFGGMDNIYVFLDIVANATIEQMNERLAVAFDPEKSALSIVYPQEG; via the coding sequence ATGGAAAGAGAAACCATCCATTCGGAACGGCTTGGCGAGCAGATGATCCGATTGAGGCATCGTTCCGGCCTCACCATGCTGCTCTGCCCAATGAAGGGCTATTCCACCGCTTATGCGACTTTTACCGCCAACGTCGGCTCGGTCGACACCGGGTTTAAAACGCAGGACGACGCGGACTTTGTGGATGTTCCGGAGGGAATCGCCCATTTTCTGGAACACAAAATGTTTGAAAATGAAGATGGGGACGCCTTTTTGAAATATGCAAAAACCGGCGCCTCCGCCAACGCGTATACTTCTTTTGACCGCACCGCGTATCTTTTCTCCTGCACCGATAACTTTGCGGAGTCGCTTGAGATCCTGCTTGACTTCGTGCGCCGTCCCTACTTCACCAAGGAGTCGGTCCAAAAGGAACAGGGGATCATCGGACAGGAGATCCGGATGTATGACGACGATCCGGACTGGCGTGTGATGTTCAACTTGCTCGGCGCGCTCTATCAAAACCATCCAGTGCGCATCGATATCGCGGGTACGGTCGGATCGATTGCAAAGATTGATCACGAACTGCTCTATCGCTGTTATCGCACCTTCTATAACCTGAATAACATGGTGCTTTCAATTGCCGGAAATTTTGACGTGGATACGGTGCTTGAAGTGGCTGACCGCGTGCTGAAGCCCGATGAAAAGCCGATCGAGATCACCCGCCGCACCTTTGCTGAGCCGGAAGGGGTTTATAAGCCGCGCGTGGAACAGAAACTCGCGGTTGCGATCCCGCTCTTTCAGCTCGGTTTCAAAGGCAAAAACTATGGGATGCCGGGCAACCTCCAAAACCAGGTGCTCGATGAAATTCTGATCGATGTGATCGCAGGGGAAGCGAGTCCGCTTTATCGCCGGCTTTACGACGCGGGGCTCATCAATGCGACCTTTGCGACCGAAGCCACTACCGGCCGCGATTATATGTACACCATCTTCGCGGGCGAAAGTCACGATCCCGATAAGGTTGCCGAAGAGATCAAAGCGGAAATCCGCCGCATGCGAAAAGACGGCGTGGATGAGCGGTTGTTCGAGCTTACCCGCCGCGCCACCTATGGGCGTTATCTTGGCATGTACAGCCGTACAGAATCGGTCGCGGGCTTGATGACCACCTCTTATTTTGGTGGGATGGACAACATCTATGTGTTCCTTGACATCGTGGCAAACGCGACCATCGAGCAGATGAACGAACGGCTGGCGGTCGCGTTCGACCCGGAGAAATCCGCTCTTTCGATCGTATACCCGCAGGAAGGCTGA
- the yfmF gene encoding EF-P 5-aminopentanol modification-associated protein YfmF, producing the protein MENQFLREKIGDGVHFYQVTDPKFKHNRITVNLILPLCRESVTVNAVLPFLLRKGCKSCPDFTKLNQKLCELYGASLSCDVSKFGAYQVLELSIYGIDDRFTLGGETMAAECAGLLTDVLLAPNFGADGLFPETDVETERQQLMDTIEGQINDKRVYALSRCKALMCEGEPLAIEKYGYIDDAKKITPESATAAYEKAIETAQVEISFVGCGNPATAKKIFTDAFAKVRRSPARMEKYVTRPQADQPKETKEELDVAQSKLVLGFRTGAIRDQETFGAMRMMVALFGGTPNSRLFTYVREKLSLCYYCAARFDRLTGLMMVDSGVEKVNKQKAQDEILNQLGVMQRGEFTDDELTATKLLLQNALRSVTDSLGATEEWYLTQVMDGGSSSPADEIALIDTVTREAIIKAANQVTLDTVYFLTGKGDA; encoded by the coding sequence ATGGAGAATCAGTTCCTACGTGAGAAGATCGGTGACGGCGTTCATTTTTACCAGGTTACCGATCCCAAATTCAAACACAACCGCATAACGGTAAACCTGATCCTTCCGCTTTGCCGTGAAAGCGTCACCGTCAATGCGGTGCTCCCGTTCCTGCTGCGCAAGGGATGCAAAAGCTGTCCGGACTTTACAAAGCTCAATCAGAAGCTTTGTGAGCTCTATGGCGCTTCGCTTTCCTGCGATGTGAGCAAGTTTGGCGCTTACCAGGTGCTGGAGCTTTCCATTTATGGGATTGACGACCGTTTCACTCTCGGCGGAGAAACGATGGCCGCTGAATGCGCGGGCCTGCTCACCGATGTCCTGCTCGCGCCGAACTTCGGCGCGGACGGCCTTTTCCCTGAAACGGATGTCGAAACAGAACGCCAGCAGCTGATGGATACGATTGAAGGCCAGATCAATGACAAACGTGTTTACGCGCTCAGCAGATGCAAGGCGCTGATGTGTGAAGGGGAGCCGCTCGCTATTGAGAAGTACGGCTATATCGACGACGCGAAAAAGATTACGCCGGAGAGCGCGACGGCTGCTTATGAAAAGGCGATTGAAACGGCGCAGGTGGAGATTTCGTTTGTTGGTTGCGGAAATCCCGCTACCGCGAAGAAAATTTTCACAGACGCGTTCGCAAAGGTCAGGCGCAGCCCTGCCCGGATGGAAAAGTACGTCACCCGTCCGCAGGCGGACCAGCCGAAGGAGACAAAAGAGGAGCTCGATGTCGCTCAGTCGAAGCTGGTGCTGGGTTTCCGAACAGGGGCAATCCGCGACCAGGAGACTTTCGGCGCGATGCGCATGATGGTGGCGCTTTTTGGCGGCACGCCGAATTCACGGCTTTTCACCTATGTGCGCGAGAAGCTGAGCCTCTGTTACTACTGCGCGGCGCGCTTCGACCGGCTGACCGGCCTGATGATGGTCGACAGCGGTGTGGAAAAAGTCAACAAGCAAAAGGCGCAGGACGAAATTCTAAACCAGCTTGGAGTGATGCAGCGCGGCGAATTTACCGATGACGAGCTCACCGCGACAAAACTGCTTTTGCAAAACGCCCTGCGTTCGGTGACCGATTCGCTCGGCGCGACCGAGGAGTGGTACCTGACTCAGGTGATGGATGGCGGAAGCAGCTCCCCAGCGGATGAGATTGCCCTGATCGATACGGTTACCCGCGAAGCGATTATAAAAGCCGCGAACCAGGTCACGCTGGACACGGTTTACTTCCTGACTGGAAAGGGGGATGCGTGA
- a CDS encoding GH36-type glycosyl hydrolase domain-containing protein — MRSPAGGRFALTRRYFARTLPRVFELAGQALLSFVMAAQQAVVTLDAVFRTLWRMLVSRKNLLQWTTAAQGELREVSFSDAARRSWISELLGLLLLIFAPRTHLIVKLCGGLFLLYAPLAVMTARRTVERHPVPDPVQRERILSWCAQMFRFYEDYANEENHFLPPDNVQFSPKKTVARRTSPTNIGMMLLSLLAARDFHLLDSRELYLRLDRTFETVESLETFHGNLYNWYATDDLRVLPDGFISAVDSGNYLCALVALRQGVLEYAPQEPLLREIAQRIEKILQGTDLSIFYNRRRRLFSIGVDQNGNQVGSHYDFLMSEARTLSYYAIATRQASRKHWRALNRTMSRSGVYAGPVSWTGTMFEYFMPHLLLPVYEGSLLGEAMQYAIYCQKKRARQAGVPWGISESGYFAFDEALNYQYKAHGVQKLGVKQGLDRELVVAPYASFLTLPFDPDASMQNLERLERMGITGQYGFYEAADFTPVRVPQGERYAIVRSYMAHHVGMSMIACANALLGNVMQKRFMRDHAMAAARDFLQEKIAKDAVVYDQMKPENNERTKSAPKENETISPPVSALSPKAALLANGVMSHAFSSTGVSFLRYGDNDVTRRSRDALLYGQGILSVLRMNGETVAASEAPFYQSGVERHCTFGPEFVSFSAKAGMAELEQRFTLDGILPVARCDATVRNHTGNKAVAELLFYFEPVLSRESEYAAHPAFSKLFVLGERDAATDTIHFLRRHRDCTDGLHLSVGFEQTVEYNFSLRREEVTPYPDGLAHLLRFDTAPLTGKTATPDGCCALRVTLVVPAHGEETVGLLLSCAPTQAESIGNLLTIRDGGRTAAQSLFLNRSITGRIGMEVLPDLLFGAEADETQQKALAENSRGQDALWSLGISGDLPIVVFDWEKKPDEACLLAYAEFWQAMKLHRLDFDLCVLGRPELALPQGVRKIDPAAYEPELVTALRAAACHTAGAERNAGTIKGFSPMAVLHTSPLPIPQEEGRFDLVGGAYVKGRFYVERVTPLPFSHILANRNFGTLLHDCGLGNTWWQNARECRLTPWQNDIATGNDGERILLRIGEEIYDLCCGARASFSPAGAWYDGMAGGIRTKLQVQVAETESLKIMDVTLQNDTDEEVEIICAYVIEPVLGVSRLTAKYTQFTQENGCLTLHNPYTMELPAYAAVCTPGEHPSYTVDRTAFWSGDWSARELLPNNDPIAGTVVRKRLPPRRREKIRFIFAAAAKRDAAVKLATGALPPSGGVRPGISIATPDLALNHFVNGFLPHQVVAGRLFGRCAFYQCSGAYGFRDQLQDAAACLLIDPELTKEQILRCCAAQFPEGDVLHWWHDLPGGVRGVRTTFSDDLVWLPLVVCDYLKATGDESILSIPVAYCEGEPLGPGEQERYQRVHASAMKEEVFFHCVRAIEHACNLGDKGIPKIGCGDWNDGFSNIGTQGKGQSVWLGMFLAIVFDRFAPILEARGDSYRASVFRGNAENLRGSIDQNCWDGGWYLRAFFDDGTPVGSRENSECRIDLLAQSFSVFCGMPDNARVMESLDAARKRLVDDRGQIIKLFTPPFDQSTNNPGYIKAYPTGIRENGGQYTHGAIWFAMAMLEAGRTDEGYRLLSYLNPAGRCTDAGLAQAFKTEPYYMPADIYTHRDCYGHGGWSIYTGAAGWYYRAVVETLLGIRFCGDHLEVFPRLPEGWTRFSAQVRRSGYEIELEVMKTGVESITVDGTPAGKIPLDGKNHNVLLTF; from the coding sequence TTGCGCTCACCCGCGGGCGGACGGTTTGCGCTCACCCGCCGCTATTTCGCCCGGACGCTGCCGCGCGTTTTTGAGCTGGCCGGGCAGGCGCTGCTGTCCTTCGTAATGGCGGCCCAACAGGCGGTTGTGACGCTCGACGCGGTTTTTCGCACCCTCTGGCGAATGCTTGTCTCACGGAAAAACCTCCTGCAATGGACAACTGCCGCGCAGGGAGAACTGAGGGAAGTTTCATTTTCGGATGCGGCGCGGCGCAGCTGGATTTCTGAACTATTGGGGCTTCTTCTGCTCATATTTGCGCCGAGAACACATCTGATCGTCAAACTCTGCGGCGGGCTATTCCTGCTCTACGCGCCGTTGGCCGTCATGACGGCGCGGCGTACAGTGGAGCGGCACCCAGTGCCTGATCCTGTTCAGCGTGAACGGATCCTTTCCTGGTGCGCGCAGATGTTCCGGTTCTACGAGGATTATGCAAACGAAGAAAATCATTTCCTGCCGCCAGACAATGTCCAATTTTCTCCGAAAAAGACAGTGGCGCGGCGCACCTCGCCGACCAATATCGGAATGATGCTTCTGTCTCTGCTGGCGGCGCGGGATTTTCACCTGCTCGACAGCAGGGAACTTTATCTTCGACTTGACCGAACCTTTGAAACGGTTGAGTCCCTCGAAACCTTCCATGGAAACCTCTATAACTGGTATGCGACCGATGACCTGCGGGTACTGCCGGACGGGTTTATTTCGGCGGTGGACAGCGGAAACTACCTCTGCGCGCTTGTCGCGCTCAGACAAGGCGTCCTTGAATATGCGCCGCAGGAGCCGCTGCTGCGTGAAATTGCGCAGCGGATCGAAAAGATCCTACAGGGAACCGACCTTTCGATCTTCTATAACCGCAGACGGCGGCTTTTTTCGATCGGCGTGGATCAAAACGGGAACCAGGTGGGTTCTCATTACGATTTCCTGATGAGCGAAGCACGGACTCTTAGTTATTATGCGATCGCAACCCGGCAGGCCTCCCGCAAACATTGGCGGGCGCTGAACCGTACAATGAGCCGCAGCGGAGTTTACGCCGGGCCAGTCTCCTGGACCGGGACCATGTTTGAATATTTCATGCCGCATCTGCTGCTGCCTGTATACGAGGGCTCGCTGCTCGGAGAGGCGATGCAGTATGCGATCTACTGTCAGAAAAAGCGGGCCCGGCAGGCGGGCGTCCCATGGGGCATCAGCGAAAGCGGATATTTTGCCTTTGACGAGGCGCTCAACTATCAGTATAAAGCGCATGGCGTTCAGAAGCTCGGAGTGAAGCAGGGACTCGACCGCGAGTTGGTTGTTGCACCATATGCAAGCTTCCTGACCCTGCCGTTCGACCCGGATGCGAGCATGCAAAACCTCGAGCGGCTTGAAAGGATGGGGATCACCGGGCAATATGGATTTTATGAGGCGGCTGACTTTACGCCGGTGCGGGTGCCGCAAGGAGAACGGTATGCAATCGTGCGTTCCTATATGGCGCATCATGTTGGGATGAGTATGATCGCCTGCGCGAACGCGCTGCTCGGAAATGTGATGCAGAAACGTTTCATGCGTGACCATGCAATGGCGGCGGCACGGGACTTTCTGCAGGAAAAAATTGCAAAGGATGCGGTGGTGTATGACCAGATGAAACCGGAAAACAATGAGCGGACAAAATCCGCGCCAAAGGAAAACGAAACAATCAGCCCGCCGGTTTCGGCACTTTCGCCAAAGGCGGCGCTGCTTGCGAACGGCGTGATGTCCCATGCCTTTTCGAGTACTGGAGTGAGCTTTCTGCGGTATGGAGACAATGACGTTACCCGGCGTTCGCGGGACGCGCTCCTGTATGGGCAGGGAATCCTTTCAGTTCTGCGGATGAACGGAGAAACGGTTGCCGCGTCAGAAGCGCCGTTTTATCAAAGCGGTGTGGAAAGGCACTGCACCTTCGGACCGGAGTTTGTTTCCTTTTCGGCCAAGGCTGGGATGGCGGAGCTCGAACAGCGCTTTACGCTCGATGGGATTTTACCAGTGGCGCGGTGTGACGCGACCGTACGCAACCACACAGGAAACAAGGCGGTGGCCGAGTTGCTTTTCTATTTTGAACCGGTCCTTTCGCGGGAGAGTGAATATGCCGCGCATCCGGCTTTTTCAAAGCTGTTCGTGCTGGGGGAGCGGGATGCCGCGACCGATACGATCCACTTTCTGCGCCGCCACCGCGACTGTACCGATGGGCTGCATCTTTCAGTGGGTTTTGAGCAGACGGTGGAGTACAACTTCTCCTTGCGGCGGGAAGAAGTGACACCCTATCCAGACGGGCTTGCGCATCTGCTGCGCTTCGATACCGCGCCGCTTACCGGGAAAACTGCTACGCCGGACGGCTGCTGCGCTTTGCGTGTCACGCTGGTGGTGCCGGCACATGGGGAGGAGACGGTTGGTTTACTGCTTTCCTGCGCACCGACCCAAGCGGAAAGCATCGGGAATCTGCTCACCATCCGGGACGGCGGCAGGACGGCCGCACAGTCACTTTTTCTCAACCGTTCGATCACCGGGCGCATCGGGATGGAAGTCTTGCCGGATCTGCTTTTTGGTGCAGAAGCGGACGAAACGCAGCAGAAAGCACTTGCGGAAAATAGCCGTGGACAGGATGCGCTCTGGTCGCTTGGAATTTCGGGAGACCTGCCGATTGTGGTGTTTGACTGGGAGAAGAAACCGGATGAAGCGTGCCTTTTGGCCTACGCTGAATTCTGGCAGGCTATGAAACTGCACCGGTTGGATTTTGATCTTTGTGTGCTCGGCAGACCGGAGCTCGCACTGCCGCAAGGTGTGCGAAAAATCGATCCGGCTGCTTATGAACCGGAACTGGTCACGGCTCTGCGCGCCGCGGCATGCCATACGGCGGGAGCGGAAAGAAACGCCGGAACAATAAAAGGTTTCTCGCCGATGGCCGTCCTGCATACGAGTCCGCTTCCAATCCCACAGGAGGAGGGCCGATTCGATCTGGTCGGCGGCGCATATGTAAAGGGTCGTTTTTATGTGGAACGAGTGACGCCGCTTCCATTCTCACACATCCTTGCGAACCGCAATTTCGGGACACTGCTGCATGACTGCGGATTGGGAAACACCTGGTGGCAGAATGCCCGTGAGTGCAGGCTGACCCCTTGGCAGAACGATATTGCAACAGGAAATGACGGAGAACGGATACTGCTGCGCATTGGGGAAGAAATTTATGATCTCTGCTGCGGCGCACGCGCATCTTTTTCTCCGGCAGGCGCCTGGTATGACGGGATGGCAGGAGGAATCCGCACCAAATTGCAGGTGCAGGTGGCAGAAACGGAAAGCCTGAAAATAATGGACGTGACGCTGCAAAATGATACTGATGAGGAGGTGGAGATTATCTGTGCCTATGTGATTGAGCCGGTGCTTGGTGTGAGCAGACTCACAGCGAAATATACCCAGTTCACACAGGAGAACGGCTGCCTTACCCTGCATAATCCCTATACAATGGAACTGCCTGCATATGCGGCGGTTTGTACACCGGGCGAGCATCCCAGTTATACAGTAGACCGCACTGCGTTTTGGTCAGGCGACTGGTCGGCCAGGGAACTGCTCCCCAACAATGATCCGATCGCCGGGACGGTTGTGCGCAAACGCCTGCCGCCGCGCCGCAGGGAAAAGATTCGCTTTATCTTCGCTGCTGCCGCAAAACGTGATGCCGCCGTTAAACTTGCAACCGGGGCGCTGCCGCCATCCGGCGGCGTCCGCCCCGGTATTTCGATCGCCACGCCCGATCTTGCGCTCAATCACTTTGTAAACGGATTTTTGCCGCATCAAGTGGTAGCGGGCAGATTGTTCGGACGGTGTGCGTTCTATCAGTGTTCCGGTGCGTATGGTTTTCGTGACCAGCTGCAGGATGCGGCGGCCTGCCTGCTGATCGATCCGGAACTGACAAAAGAGCAGATCCTGCGCTGCTGCGCGGCGCAGTTCCCCGAAGGGGATGTACTGCATTGGTGGCACGACCTGCCAGGCGGGGTCAGGGGGGTGCGCACAACCTTTTCGGACGATCTTGTCTGGCTGCCGCTTGTGGTCTGTGACTATCTGAAGGCCACGGGGGATGAAAGCATCCTGTCAATCCCGGTTGCGTATTGCGAAGGGGAGCCGCTCGGCCCGGGCGAACAGGAACGATACCAGCGGGTGCATGCGTCCGCCATGAAGGAGGAGGTTTTTTTTCACTGCGTACGTGCGATCGAGCACGCCTGCAATTTGGGCGACAAGGGGATCCCAAAGATCGGCTGTGGAGACTGGAACGACGGATTTTCGAACATCGGGACCCAGGGAAAGGGTCAAAGCGTCTGGCTCGGGATGTTCCTTGCGATTGTTTTTGACCGGTTTGCGCCAATTCTGGAGGCGCGCGGCGACAGCTACCGGGCGAGTGTTTTCCGCGGGAACGCGGAGAATCTGCGCGGAAGCATCGATCAGAACTGCTGGGACGGCGGATGGTATCTGCGCGCCTTTTTTGATGATGGGACACCGGTCGGAAGCCGGGAGAACAGCGAATGCAGAATCGATCTGCTTGCCCAGAGTTTTTCGGTATTCTGCGGAATGCCGGACAATGCCCGCGTAATGGAATCCCTTGATGCGGCGCGAAAGCGGCTTGTGGATGACCGGGGACAAATCATAAAACTGTTCACACCGCCATTTGACCAGTCGACGAATAATCCTGGCTATATCAAGGCGTACCCCACCGGAATCCGGGAAAATGGCGGTCAATACACTCATGGAGCCATCTGGTTTGCGATGGCGATGCTGGAAGCCGGGCGTACAGACGAAGGTTACCGCCTGCTCAGTTATCTGAATCCCGCCGGGCGCTGTACCGACGCGGGACTGGCGCAGGCATTCAAAACAGAACCGTATTATATGCCAGCGGATATCTATACCCATCGGGACTGTTATGGACATGGCGGCTGGAGCATCTACACCGGCGCAGCGGGATGGTACTACCGCGCCGTGGTGGAAACGCTTCTGGGGATCCGTTTCTGTGGGGATCATTTGGAGGTTTTCCCGCGGCTGCCGGAAGGCTGGACACGTTTTTCCGCGCAGGTGCGCAGGAGCGGGTATGAAATTGAGCTGGAAGTCATGAAAACCGGGGTGGAAAGCATCACTGTGGACGGCACCCCAGCGGGAAAAATTCCGCTGGATGGGAAAAATCATAATGTTCTGTTAACATTCTGA